In the Clostridia bacterium genome, one interval contains:
- a CDS encoding bifunctional oligoribonuclease/PAP phosphatase NrnA, with protein MKVTFDTVCEFLRSNDNFIILTHRAPDGDTLGSAYALERVLRKTGKTAYVKNCDPVPKKYMFLSQGAADLPEGFAPGFIIAVDVAENAMLGALAPVYEGKVDLCIDHHISNSDYARSTYVDADAAATAEIIFGLLKALNVSLDTEIAKLIYTAIVTDTGSFKFSNTTPHTLMTAAELISMDFDFNAIQRELFDLKTFERLELEKLVLSTLKLYEGGSVAVIHVTDEMLIKSGTTSEDMDGLAQIPRNIEGVRVGITMKQSGENGWRVSMRSSDVNVSEVCKCHGGGGHPRAAGCEVDGGLSEARESILSTIRRFMQKKDA; from the coding sequence ATGAAAGTAACTTTTGATACCGTATGCGAGTTTTTACGCTCAAACGACAATTTTATAATACTGACCCACCGTGCGCCCGACGGCGATACGCTGGGCTCTGCATACGCGCTCGAGCGTGTGCTCAGAAAGACGGGCAAGACGGCATATGTGAAAAACTGCGACCCCGTGCCGAAGAAATATATGTTTCTTTCACAAGGCGCCGCCGATTTGCCCGAAGGCTTTGCGCCCGGCTTTATAATAGCCGTAGATGTGGCGGAAAACGCCATGCTTGGCGCGCTTGCGCCCGTATATGAGGGCAAGGTCGATCTTTGCATAGATCACCACATATCAAATTCCGATTATGCTCGCAGCACATATGTCGACGCAGACGCGGCGGCAACAGCCGAAATAATATTTGGGCTTTTAAAGGCGCTTAATGTATCGCTGGATACGGAGATCGCAAAGCTCATCTATACTGCTATAGTTACGGATACGGGCAGCTTCAAGTTTTCCAATACGACGCCGCATACCCTTATGACGGCTGCCGAGCTTATCTCTATGGATTTTGATTTCAACGCCATACAAAGAGAGCTTTTCGACCTTAAAACATTTGAAAGGCTTGAGCTTGAAAAGCTCGTTTTGTCTACACTGAAGCTTTATGAAGGCGGAAGCGTAGCTGTGATACATGTTACCGACGAGATGCTCATAAAAAGCGGCACGACTTCGGAGGATATGGACGGGCTTGCTCAGATACCGCGCAACATAGAGGGCGTGCGCGTAGGAATAACGATGAAGCAAAGCGGTGAGAACGGCTGGCGCGTAAGTATGCGCTCAAGCGATGTGAACGTGTCCGAAGTATGCAAATGCCACGGCGGCGGCGGTCATCCCCGCGCGGCAGGCTGTGAAGTGGATGGCGGGCTTTCGGAGGCGAGAGAGTCGATACTTTCCACGATACGCCGCTTTATGCAAAAAAAAGACGCATGA
- the rbfA gene encoding 30S ribosome-binding factor RbfA — MARHRTDRINEEVKRELSAILRELRDPRIPELLSVTSVEVTPDLKFCKAYISLFGREDVKTIMKALNNSAGYVRRELGARVKLRNVPQISFVFDDSIEHGSKLLSLINSLEIPEEEQGENEE, encoded by the coding sequence ATGGCAAGACATCGCACCGACCGCATAAACGAAGAGGTAAAGCGCGAGCTTTCCGCTATACTGCGCGAGCTTCGCGACCCGCGCATACCGGAGCTTCTCAGCGTAACTTCGGTCGAGGTTACGCCGGATCTCAAATTCTGTAAGGCATATATAAGCCTTTTCGGACGCGAGGATGTAAAAACAATAATGAAAGCTTTGAATAATTCGGCGGGATACGTAAGGCGCGAGCTCGGCGCGCGCGTAAAACTCAGGAACGTGCCTCAGATCTCGTTCGTGTTTGACGATTCGATAGAGCACGGCTCGAAGCTTTTAAGCCTTATAAATTCGCTTGAAATACCCGAAGAGGAGCAGGGCGAGAACGAAGAATGA
- a CDS encoding SgcJ/EcaC family oxidoreductase, producing MNSEIRALIAAADKAIREERFDDLMSFYTDDAVLVVRPGLEARGKAQIKDAFIKIAAYFKNSIVPAQGKMIMIEAGDTVLVLSQTLLQAENSEKSEYPMERRATYVYKKINGNWLCAIDNSYGTSLIDD from the coding sequence ATGAACAGCGAAATAAGGGCGCTTATAGCGGCCGCAGACAAGGCTATACGCGAGGAGCGGTTCGACGACCTTATGAGCTTTTATACCGACGACGCCGTGCTTGTCGTACGCCCTGGCCTTGAGGCGCGGGGAAAGGCGCAGATCAAAGACGCTTTTATTAAGATCGCCGCTTATTTTAAAAACAGCATCGTGCCTGCGCAGGGCAAAATGATCATGATAGAAGCGGGCGATACCGTGCTTGTGCTGTCGCAGACTTTGCTTCAAGCCGAGAACAGCGAAAAATCAGAATACCCGATGGAGAGAAGAGCGACTTATGTATACAAAAAAATAAACGGCAATTGGCTTTGTGCAATAGACAATTCATACGGCACGTCTCTTATTGACGATTAG
- the truB gene encoding tRNA pseudouridine(55) synthase TruB gives MTDYVLNINKPEGFTSHDVVAKLRGILKTRRIGHCGTLDPMATGVLPICVGKATKASDFIMGFDKEYIASVRFGFTSDTQDITGEVRKTGASLPSRSEVEAALLKFTGELLQTPPMYSAIKIGGQKLYTLARRGIEVERKTRAVTIKYIDILSAHEEKGEYILKIGCSKGTYIRTLCHDIGEYIGAGALIFALERTRTGKFTLERSVTLDDVEAGDYLKGAYALSEIFSDYPAVFADEACARLIKNGVRLSAERLSACEGETYAVYEQNNELICISHVEDGILKMIRGFY, from the coding sequence ATGACAGATTACGTTTTAAATATAAACAAGCCCGAGGGCTTTACGTCGCACGACGTTGTGGCAAAGCTGCGCGGAATTCTTAAAACAAGGCGCATAGGCCACTGCGGCACGCTTGACCCGATGGCGACAGGAGTGCTTCCCATATGCGTGGGAAAAGCCACAAAAGCGTCGGACTTTATTATGGGCTTTGATAAGGAGTATATCGCTTCGGTGCGATTCGGATTTACTTCCGATACGCAGGACATAACGGGCGAGGTAAGAAAAACGGGAGCTTCGCTCCCTTCGCGCAGCGAGGTGGAGGCGGCGCTTTTAAAATTCACGGGCGAGCTTTTACAGACGCCGCCCATGTATTCGGCAATAAAGATAGGCGGACAGAAGCTTTATACGCTTGCCCGGCGCGGCATTGAAGTTGAACGAAAAACGCGCGCCGTAACGATAAAATATATCGACATTTTATCGGCGCACGAAGAAAAAGGAGAATATATCCTTAAAATAGGCTGCTCAAAGGGTACGTACATACGCACTCTCTGTCATGACATAGGAGAGTATATCGGCGCGGGCGCGCTTATATTCGCGCTTGAGCGCACAAGAACGGGAAAGTTTACGTTGGAGCGGTCCGTAACGCTTGACGATGTGGAAGCGGGCGATTATTTAAAGGGCGCATACGCTCTGTCGGAGATCTTTTCCGATTATCCCGCGGTCTTTGCAGACGAGGCGTGCGCGCGTCTTATAAAGAACGGCGTCAGACTGTCTGCCGAGAGACTTTCGGCGTGCGAGGGCGAAACGTATGCCGTATATGAACAAAACAACGAACTGATATGCATCTCGCATGTTGAGGACGGCATACTAAAAATGATAAGAGGTTTCTATTAA
- a CDS encoding bifunctional riboflavin kinase/FAD synthetase produces MVVFNSDIKRLPEEYRGGTAALGFFDGVHIGHACLIRTAMDKAKQKGKAAMVYTFDISPKNFGGKSVVSEITPLEIKTEVLSDTGLQAVYIDSFSEQLRGMSGEDFVREVLHEKLGVSHVVVGFNYRFGRKAACGGDELREYCSRFGIGVSQLPPLFAKDNTPVSSTLIRSIIKEGDMETTAKLLGRPFFIKSRVVHGQQIGSAMKIKTINQEFSQNTIIPATGVYITRAVIGEHEYKSITNVGTRPTVNSGSDVRAETHILDFDADIYGKEVRVEFLKYIREEKKFESLDALKAQILKDTNAALDYFKKD; encoded by the coding sequence TTGGTGGTTTTCAATTCAGATATAAAAAGACTGCCCGAGGAATACCGAGGCGGCACCGCCGCTTTGGGATTTTTTGACGGCGTTCACATAGGACATGCGTGTCTTATACGAACGGCTATGGACAAGGCAAAACAAAAGGGCAAAGCGGCTATGGTATATACGTTTGATATTTCTCCGAAGAATTTCGGCGGCAAGTCTGTCGTGTCGGAGATAACGCCGCTTGAAATAAAAACCGAGGTGTTGTCCGATACAGGGCTTCAGGCAGTATATATAGACAGCTTCAGCGAACAATTAAGAGGCATGTCAGGAGAGGACTTTGTACGCGAGGTGCTGCATGAAAAGCTGGGCGTTTCTCATGTGGTGGTCGGCTTTAATTACCGTTTTGGACGTAAGGCCGCCTGCGGCGGAGACGAATTAAGAGAATACTGCTCGCGTTTCGGCATAGGCGTAAGTCAGCTTCCGCCGCTTTTTGCCAAGGACAATACGCCCGTATCAAGCACGCTCATACGTTCTATTATTAAAGAGGGCGATATGGAAACGACGGCAAAGCTTTTGGGCAGGCCGTTTTTCATAAAGAGCCGCGTGGTACACGGTCAGCAGATAGGCAGCGCGATGAAGATAAAGACGATAAATCAGGAGTTCTCGCAAAATACGATAATTCCGGCGACAGGCGTGTATATAACGCGCGCCGTTATTGGAGAACACGAGTATAAGTCTATAACGAACGTAGGAACGCGCCCCACCGTAAATTCGGGCAGCGACGTGCGCGCGGAGACGCATATACTTGATTTTGACGCCGATATCTACGGGAAAGAAGTTCGCGTGGAGTTTTTAAAGTATATACGGGAGGAGAAAAAGTTCGAGTCTTTAGATGCGCTCAAAGCGCAGATATTGAAAGATACGAATGCGGCGCTTGATTATTTTAAAAAAGACTGA